One window from the genome of Maylandia zebra isolate NMK-2024a linkage group LG18, Mzebra_GT3a, whole genome shotgun sequence encodes:
- the cyp7a1 gene encoding cytochrome P450 7A1: protein MIISIALIWAVVVGFCCLLWLAVGIRRRQPGEPAVENGLIPYLGCALQFGANPLQFLRSRQKKYGHIFTCKIAGRYIHFLCDPFSYHSVIRQGRHLDWRKFHFATSVKAFGHDSFDPRHGHTTENLHQTFLKTLQGEALPSLIETMMGHLQDVMLKSDTLSPSKDHWQVDGIFAFCYKVMFESGYLTLFGKELGEDKCQARQAAQKALVLNALENFKEFDKIFPALVAGLPIHVFKSAYSARENLAKTMHAEHLSKRENVSDLISMRMILNDSLSTFNDISKARTHVALLWASQANTLPATFWSLFYMIRSPDAMKAAHKEVQKILGDSGKTVDPSDPSLNLTRDQLDNMPVLDSIIKEAMRLSSASMNVRVAKEDFLLHLDNQEAYHIRKDDVIALYPPLLHYDPEIYEDPYEYKFDRFLDNKGQEKTTFYRSGRRLRYFYMPFGSGVTKCPGRFFAVYEIKQFLTLVLSYFDMELLDPGIKAPPLDQSRAGLGILQPTYDIDFRYKLKSSQ from the exons ATGATTATAAGCATTGCTCTGATTTGGGCAGTTGTTGTGGGATTTTGCTGCCTCCTCTGGCTTGCTGTGGGGATAAGACGCAG GCAACCAGGTGAGCCAGCAGTTGAAAATGGTTTGATCCCCTACTTAGGTTGTGCTCTCCAGTTCGGGGCCAACCCACTTCAATTCCTCCGCAGCCGCCAGAAGAAGTACGGCCACATTTTCACCTGCAAAATTGCAGGCaggtacatccacttcctgtgCGACCCCTTCTCTTACCATTCAGTCATCAGGCAGGGAAGACACCTTGATTGGAGGAAGTTCCATTTTGCTACATCTGTCAAG GCGTTTGGTCATGACAGCTTTGATCCTCGCCATGGCCACACCACAGAGAACCTCCATCAGACGTTTCTGAAAACACTACAGGGGGAGGCTCTTCCCTCCCTTATTGAGACAATGATGGGGCACCTTCAGGATGTCATGCTGAAATCAGATACACTCAGCCCAAGCAAGGACCACTGGCAGGTGGACGGCATATTTGCCTTTTGCTATAAG GTGATGTTTGAATCTGGTTACCTAACTCTGTTTGGTAAAGAGCTTGGTGAAGACAAGTGTCAGGCTCGGCAGGCAGCCCAGAAAGCTTTGGTGCTCAATGCTTTGGAGAACTTCAAAGAATTTGACAAAATCTTCCCGGCACTTGTGGCCGGGCTGCCTATTCACGTGTTCAAAAGTGCCTACAGTGCCCGAGAG AACCTAGCTAAGACCATGCATGCTGAACACCTGTCCAAGAGAGAGAATGTGTCCGATTTAATCTCCATGAGGATGATCTTGAATGACTCCTTATCTACCTTCAATGACATCAGCAAAGCCAGGACCCATGTTGCTCTGCTCTGGGCCTCACAGGCTAACACCTTGCCTGCTACCTTCTGGAGTCTCTTTTATATGATCAG GAGTCCAGATGCTATGAAAGCCGCTCACAAGGAAGTGCAGAAAATCCTGGGAGACTCTGGTAAGACAGTTGACCCCAGCGACCCCTCACTGAACCTCACCAGGGACCAGCTGGACAACATGCCTGTTTTGG ACAGCATCATTAAAGAAGCCATGCGTCTTTCCAGTGCTTCTATGAATGTGCGTGTTGCCAAGGAAGACTTCCTCCTTCACCTTGATAACCAAGAAGCTTACCACATAAGGAAAGATGATGTCATAGCCTTGTATCCGCCTTTGCTGCACTATGATCCTGAAATCTATGAGGATCCCTAT GAGTATAAGTTTGACCGTTTTCTGGACAACAAGGGTCAGGAGAAAACCACTTTCTACCGCAGTGGGCGGCGGCTGCGTTACTTCTACATGCCCTTCGGCTCTGGGGTCACTAAATGCCCGGGCAGATTTTTCGCTGTGTATGAGATCAAACAGTTCTTGACTCTTGTTCTGTCTTACTTTGACATGGAACTTTTAGACCCTGGTATCAAAGCCCCGCCTCTTGACCAGTCCCGTGCTGGCCTGGGTATCCTTCAGCCTACGTATGATATAGACTTCAGGTACAAACTAAAATCCAGTCAATAG